The following nucleotide sequence is from Schistocerca serialis cubense isolate TAMUIC-IGC-003099 chromosome 4, iqSchSeri2.2, whole genome shotgun sequence.
ATCATTCCAATTACGCtaacgttaaggaaagacaacggaagattgtgttactgactaaattaccagaaagaattaagctAAACGtcaagaaaaaatttttttaaagacattcaaacttcaaccatgtaggccagacggcgggtCGGCAACGGTCTAACATtatatactcataaggcacctaagaaactctgaatcgatttttcccgggattttccggatagtgcgtcctaatattttaaccacttgaggtgttaggggtcctttttcaccacacaaaattttggTCAAAtctccgaccccacggtcgtgccgtctccttgtgagacacatctcccactcaaCCGCCTCCAAAggaggatcggtatacggcgctacaccTCAAGCGCAGCCAGAGGCATCAAGATGAACTACTGTGCTTGTACTATGGAACTGCCTAACAGCACATTTTACTGCAAATGTTTACTCACAAAATTTGTGTAGTCACGTACACTGTAATTTTTAACGCACCATGCTAAAGAGCCACAGGTTACAACCTCAAGAGTAACGGAAGCTTGTAGGAATGTTGCGAGCGCCCCTGGCGGGTTGTGACGGGGGGACGGCGGCGTGCTGGTGACGGGGCGGCCGTTCGCACAGTGGAAGGCCACGGGCAGCCCCTGTCGCACCTTTCACGGCGCCCGCGTCGTATATAAGGACGTGGCCGTCGGTGTCACGGTACAGTTCATAGCAGCTCCAACAACAGCCCTGCCATGAAGGTCCTGCTGGTGAGTATCCACCATATTCGCCGGAAGGGTTGCATAGCCACTAGCGCGTTCCGTTCCGGAATGGTCAATGCTTCACGACCAGTGACTAAGAGCGAGTTAGATCCTGTAGCCAAAAAAATAACTCTAGTACGTCCATTCacgaatttatacagggtgttacaaaaaggtgcggccaaactttcaggaaacattcctcgcacacaattaaataaaagatgttatgtggacatgtgtccgaaaacgctcaatttccacgttagagctcattttagtttcgtcagtatgtaccgtacttccgcgattcaccgccagttggcccaattgaaggaaggtaatgttgacttcggtgctcgtgttgacatgcgactcattgctctacagtaatagcatcaagcacatcaataggtagcatcaacaggttagtgttcatcacaaacgtggttttgcagtcagtgcaatgtttacaaatgcggagttggcagacgcccatttgatgtatcgattagcacggggcaataaccgaggcgcggtacgttcgtatcgagacagatttccagaacgaaggtgtcccgacaggaagacgttcgaagcaattgatcggcgtcttagggagcacggaacattccagcctatgactcgcgactggggaagacctagaacgacgaggacacctgcaatggatgaggcaattcttcgtgcagttgacgataaccctaatgtcagcgtcagagaagttgctgctgtacacacgtcactgtatggagagtgctatgggagaaccagttgtttccgtaccatttacagcgtgtgaAGGCACTATCAGCCGCCGATTGTCCTCCACTGGTACactcctgcgaatggttcatccaacattgtgtcaatcctcatttcagtgcaaatgttctctttacggatgaggattcattccaacgtgatcaaattgtaaatattcacattcaacatgtgtgggctgacgagaatccgcacgcaattgtgcaatcacgtcatcaacacagattttctgtgaacgtttgggcaggcattgttggtgatgtctttattgggccccatgttcttccacctacgctcaatggagcacgttatcatgatttcatacgggatacactacctgtgctgctagaacatgtggctttacaagtacgacacaacatgtggttcatgtacgatggagctcctgcacatttcagtcgaagtgttcgtacgcttctcaacaacagattcggtgaccgatggattggtagaggcggaccaattccatggcctccacgctctcctgacctcaaccctcttgactttcatttatgggggcatttgaaagctcttgtctacgcaaccccggtatcaaatgtagagactcttcgtgctcgtattgtggacggctgtgatacaatacgccattctccagggctgcatcagcgcatcagggattccaggcgacggacggtggatgcatgtattctcgctaacggaggacattttgaacatttcctgtaacaaagtgtttgaagtcacgctggtacgttctgttgctgtgtgtttccattacatggttaatgtgatttgaagagaagtaataaaatgagttctaacatggaaagcacgcgtttccggacacatgtccacataacatattttctttctttgtgtgtgaggaatgtttcctgaaagtttggccgtacctttttgtaacacccgatATAAGGTCTGATAGTAATATGTTTACCAGCAGTGAATCCGAATACAGCACAGATCGAACACAAAATTCCCTGGCTCAGTTTTTCTGAAAATCTCAGCACGTAGTGGCATTCAGAAGTTAAATCGTTCTGGAATGACAATCTAGCAACATGTAACTTCCAATCTTCGTACATCGATATCCTCCAGTTGTATTTAagatgtcgattttattttggcaactacttTCAACGTTGAAACaaagtcatcttcaggcccatacaattgttgacgtcaactgcgtgcggctgatactagaagccAGTGgggagatacggacgtgctccgtgtggaaggtggttacTCACGCAGTTGTCGTCAACGAGTgtgtgggcctgaagatgacgtttttacaacgttgaaactagttgccaaaataaaatcgacaccttaaatacagctggaggaattttcttcatttttaatataaatataacTTCCAAGGTGCAACTGCAATGACTCTGTGCCATGGAAGTAACCTCTGTTTCCGAATTACCTCAGAGAGAATTCGAGGTTTAATTTCGCATCCTTACGTGACATATTGCTTTTCACGAAATCTTCCAAAACGTTGCTTACTTCAGGTGCATATCTGTTATTCTAGAAGCACCTTCTACACTTGTTTCGCCACTCAGTGCGTCCTGATACTTGTCATTAGCCGACCAGTGAGAGAACTGCATGGCTTTCATCACGGGCTGAGttcttacacatttttttttcactgATTTGGCCACATACCTAAGTCGTACTTCACCCAATGGATTATCGACACTGTCGGACGGGAATTGTTTTGAGGCTATCCTTATAAAGTTTTCGTCCCTTTGTAAAAAATAAGTTGAGTAAGAATTCCTAAAATATTCTACATCAACCATCATCTCTTGGTAGAGTGTGTCTTGCTGTCTTGTAGCTTCGATACCTTCGTGCCCGACAGACATGTGTACGGTGTTACCCTGTAATGGAATTTGTGCTGGTTACTACACTCCGGACATAATCACTAGATCACAAGATTTCACTGATTTAGTACCACATATATGCAAAATGTTTTTCTCCGCTACCATGCAAAACATTGCTAGTAAGAGATATCCAACATAGCTCAAACTTTGATCCAAAAGAAACAAGTTTCTAAGTTACTCTTTATAGACAGTTGCAGAAGAAGTGGGCAACACGTCAACTTCACAACCATAGTGAGAGTTTGATTACAACGGAAACCGTCATTGCCGAAGAGAAAATATCtgtttgttcccagaatgagattttcactctgcagcggagtgtgcgctgtttgtTGCTAATGGTGCAAAGGCATAATCTGTAAGCTGTTTGTCGTCAGCCGCTTGTAGAAATATGGAACATCTTCTATGCTTACGTATAACGAAGTTCTTGTGAAACGATAGTTTCCTCTATAAAATTAAACATCGATTCCGCatacagagatcttgtgaaactcgcctcgctctacatctacatctgcatctacatggatactctgcaaatcacatttaagtgcctggccgagggttcatggaaccaccttgacaattctctattattccaatctcgtatagcgcgcggaaagaatgaacacctgtatctttccgtacgagctctggtttcccttattttatcgtggttatcgttcctccctatgtaggtcggtgacaacaaaatattttcgcattcggaggagatagttggtgactcgaatttcgtgagatgattccgtcgccacgaaaaacgcctttcttttaatgatgtccagctcaaatcctgtatcatttctgtgacactctctcccatatttcgcaataatacaaacgtgctgcccttctttgaactatttctatgtacttcgtcagtcctatgtggtaaggatcccaaaccacgCAGCAGCattcgaaaagaggacggacaagcgtagtctagacagtctccttagtaggtatgttacattttctaagtgtcctgtcaataaaacgcagtctttggttagccttccccacaacattttctatgtgttccttccaatttaagttgttcgtgattgtaatacctaggtatttagttgaatttacggcttttagattagactgatgtatcgtgtaacagaagtttatcgAGTTCTGTTCGTCCATAAGATCAGTGCGCCATAGACGTCACTGAAGCGTTGAATACCGTATAGGTTGATTTCAGAAAGGCGTTTGAGACATTTCCATATTGTCGTGAAGGGACACAATACAAGCTTACCGAGTATCGTGACAAACTGGATACTGGATTCTGAACCTCCTTGCGGATTCAGCTAAACACTACGTTCGTAAGAGAAAAACGTCGACACTTCTAAAAGTAATTTCAAGAGGACCCCAATATAAGTGTGATAAGACGGTTATTGTTTTTCGAATCTAGTGGATACCGTCGGAAGCTGCATAACGTTGTTCCCAGATGGTGCAACTATCtaagaaggtagcaacgccagaagactgcagcgaattgcaggaagacgtGCAGAGGATCTGTGATGGGTTACAGACTGGCAGTaaacactgaacgtaaataaatgtgacatatttgaCATAAATATGCGAAGAAATCGGCCACTGTTATATTACACTGTTGACGACAAAATACTGGAAACAGGAACTACTGTAATACACCTACgagtaaccatccagagcgacctgAAGTGAAATGACTACATAGAAGTTACTGTAGGAAAATCACGTGCTAGGCTTAGATCTTTGAAAGAATCTTAAAGAGGTAAAAtttatccacgaaagaaatggcttacgaaATTCTTGCTCGGTCGATTGGGATCCACGAAAGATAGGGtccccgcaacgaacttgtgacctGACACATGTCACGAACGCTCTTCTCCGTGCAGGACACACGGGAAACGAATATGTCAGTCAACAGGTACCCACTAAAGTTGCACATCGAAGAATTATTAAATTCGTCTGAAACACTTACTTGTTCCCTGCCAGAGACGGCTGCTAGAACTCATAAGACCTGCggtgtcggccggccgaagtggccgtgcggttaaaggcgctgcagtctggaaccgcaagaccgctacggtcgcaggttcgaatcctgcttcgggcatggatgtttgtgatgtccttaggttagttaggtttaactagttctaagttctaggggactaatgacctcagcagttgagtcccatagtgctcagagccattttttgaacctgcggTGTCGCGAGCTGTGATGTACGTGCCACGTTCTTTCTCTTCGGCGTCGGAccgattcttgagtgctgctcattAGTCTAGGACGCTTACAATGTAGAACCTATAGAAGAGGTAGGAACGATGCATCCAGTAGCGGCATTTCGTCATGGGTTCGAATAgtcggcgagagagcgttacgaaaATGTTCAACGAACTCTAGTTTCAAATATCACAAGAGATACTTATTGTTTCCCTGAAGTTTCCTATTAAAATCCCTAGTACGTCCCGGGAGGAGTTAGGCAACAAACTACTTCCTTCCATATATGTCCTGTGAAATAATCGTAAGAAGAAAATTGGAGACGATAGAGTCAATATGATGTTTACCAACAATTGTTCTTCCCACAAGCAGTTCGCGAaatggagagggaaggaggggaaaggtAGTAGTTCCAaaggtatcctctgccacacaatgTAACCTGGCTGGTGTAGTAAAGATGTAGACGTCAGTTTATGGAACATTACTCCAAAGGTATGAGTGTGTACATATTGGTTATCTGCACTGCTTAGTATTGGGCATCTGGTATTGTCGAACACAATTTCTAATAAAGACCAATAGTGCAGTTGCGCAGTATTTTGACAGTTATTTTAGTTTGGATACACTTTTAGCTTGTTTAGGTCCGGAGAAAGCGTATGTATGAAAAAATTACAATGACAGTTCTAGGCTTTTATTccgattttaaaatttattttatttttagacatGGCCGGTTATGCACAAACGGAATTTTCAGGTGGCAGCCACTAATGGATGCAAGCGTACACCAATAAGTTAGTATTATAATGTAAAGCGCTAAAATATCTGAAAATACGGAGTGAAACGCCGTATGGCAGGAGGCTTTTTAATAATGCAGCGCAGAAACAGTGTCACGTTTGAGAATGCACGTAAATTAATTGCCAAAAAGCATTTTATACACATCATGTAGATACAAAGTGGCGGAGAGATACATATCTGTACTTATGTTTGATCCAAAAATAGCATCATCCATATTCACATCTCTTTGTAGTCTagatgcctcgagatgactgggtgtttgtgttgtcctaatttcatcatcattcatgtggcgagattgggctgagcaaaggttgggaatttgtatgggcgctgataaccgggcAGTTGACTGCCCCAGAAAACAAAACATCATGATCACAACATCTACAGCATAGAGTTTTGCAACAGATAGCCACGCCGCTCCATAGCTATATAACATAATGCTAACTAATTGGTAAGTCAGTTCGAGAGAGAAGACAGTGGACTAAAGAAATTGAAGGTAGATTTCAAATGAACTGcgttttgctttaatgactttttTCTAAGCAATATACATTTATTAACCTAATACAGCTAATTACAGTTTTCTGTCTAACCGTTAGTAGTTACCACTTGGAAACGGACGTGGAGTCTTCAACTGAGAGCTTATACAGTTTGAACTGCTTCATGCAGCTGGAATGCTGAAATGTCTTTATAATATATTTGTATATAGCATAGGCCAGTTACACACCACCGGTGTCTACTACAATAGATGTGTCTCATATACCATTTTACTTTATTAGTATTACAACATGAATGTTTCCACTGCTGAATGTAAAATAGCTGGGATGAGTAGCATTCTATGACGCAGTCCCACCGTATATGGTACTGAAATTGAAGATCAACAAAGATAACAAAGAACATCACTAAAGAAAGAATCATTCGAAAGTTATCAGAGAGAATCAATGTGTTGGACTGGTATTCAAGGAGTCTTCAGCAAATAAAGTTCATCTGTCAATATTTTGTAATCTTCAATTATGAGGAGGTGCGTTTCGTTGTAAGACAACTGCGAGGAAACAATGTAAATTACATCTGCAAGCTATGATGGTCGTATTCAGTAATGGTACAGTGATAACATGTGTCAGTCAGTGTTTTTCTTTTGCTACTTCAATTTCTTTATAACACCAATGCTGATCAACTCACCAGGTAGGCCCTCTTGAATAACTCtactagtgaaacttcctggcagattaaaactgtctgccgggccgagactcgaactcgggaactttgcctttcgcaagcaagtgctctgccaactgagatacccaagcgcgactcacgccccgtcctcacagctttacttctgccagtacctcgtctcctaccttccaaactttacagaagctctactgcgaaccttgcagaactagcacttctgaaagaaaggagacgaggtactggcagaagtaaagctgtgaggacggggcgtgagtcgtgcttgggtaactcagttggtagagcacttgcccgcgaatggcaacggtcccgaattcgagtctcggcccggcatacagttttaatctgccaggaagtttcatatcagcgcacactccgctgcagagtgaaaatctcattctggaaactctacTAGTGTCTGAGAGTCAGCAGCGgcagaagaagaggaaaagaagaagaagataatgaggaaggaaaataattagaatatcaaaaattattgaagaagaatATACTATTATTCCCTACCAATGTAACCATAACGAATTTTGTGATCTgcccatcatacactcctggaaatggaaaaagaacacatggacaccggtgtgtcaaacccaccatacttgctccggacactgcgagagggctgtacaagcaatgatcacacgcacggcacagcggacacaccaggaaccgcggtgttggccgtcgaatggcgctagctgcgcagcatttgtgcaccgccgccgtcagtgtcagccagtttgccgtggcatacggagctccatcgcagtctttaacactggtagcatgccgcgacagcgtggacgtgaaccgtatgtgcagttgacggactttgagcgaggacgtatagtgggcatgcgggaggccgggtggacgtaccgtcgaattgctcaacatgtggggcgtgaggtctccacagtacatcgatgttgtcgccagtggtcggcggaaggtgcacgtgcccgtcgacctggtaccggaccgcagcgacgcatggatgcacgccaagaccgtaggatcctacgcagtgccgtaggggaccgcaccgccacttcccagccaattagggacactgttgctcctggggtatcggcgaggaccattcgcaaccgtctccatgaagctgggctacggtcccgcacaccgttaggccgtcttccgctcacgccccaacatcgtgcagcccgcctccagtggtgtcgcgacaggcgtgaatggagggacgaatggagacgtgtcgtcttcagcgatgagagtcgcttctgccttggtgccaatgatggtcgtatgcgtgtttggcgccgtgcaagtgagcgccacaatcaggactgcatacgaccgaggcacacagggccaacacccggcatcatggtgtggggagcgatctcctacactggccgtacaccactggtgatcgtcgaggggacactgaatagtgcacggtacatccaaaccatcatcgaacccatcgttctaccattcctagaccggcaagggaacctgctgttccaacaggacaatgcacgtccgcatgtatcccgtgccacccaacgtgctctagaaggtgtaagtcaactaccctggccagcaagatctccggatctgtcccccattgagcatgtttgggactggatgaagcgtcgtctcacgcggtctacacgtccagcacgaacgctggtccaactgaggcgccaggtggaaatggcatggcaagccgttccacaggactacatccagcatctctacgatcgtctccatgggagaatagcagcctgcattgctgcgaaaggtggatatacactgtactagtgccgacattgtgcatgctctgttgcctgtgtctatgtgcctgtggttctgtcagtgtgatcatgtgatgtatctgaccccaggaatgtgtcaataaagtttccccgtcctgggacaatgaattcacggtgttcttatttcaatttccaggagtgtatttttagtaCATGGGGCACAATTGCAGTGCATTATTGGTTCGGCACACTATGTGCTTTAACATGTCAGTTAGTTTAGAaagtatgatctgaagatggttctcaacaactgaaactggttgtctaacttcttctttttgtagtAAGGCCAGGTAAATTTGTAGGGCACTATTACGCACCACACATCTCCTTAACTGATTCTTTCAGGTTTTGCAAACAAATAAGTACATAATGtcaaaaaacactgaaacagcAAGGACCAAGTAAAAACGAATGAAGCACACTGGACTGTCTTCAGGTCCTGCTCGTCGCCGTCGTCGCTGTGGCCGTGGCCAGGCCCGGCTACCTGGGCGCCGCCCACGGCGTggtcgccgccgcccccgccttgGTGGCCGCGCCCCACGCCGTCGTCGCCGCCCCCGCAGTCCACCCGGGCTACGCCGCCTACGGCCCCGCCCACATCGCCGTCGGCCCCGGCGGCTACGTGCAGGACACACACGACGTGGCCGCCGCCCGCGCCGCCCACCTGACCGCCGTCGCCCAGACGCAGGCCCGGGACGCCCACATCAACggcgccgccgcccacgccgctgccgccgcccacgctgccgccgccgcccacgccgcccccgCCGTCCTCGCCCACGCAGCGCCCGCCGTCGTCGCCGCCCCCGTGCTGGCCGGCGCCCACGGCCTGCTGGGAGCGCACGGACTCGGCCTGGCTCATGGCTACCACGGTTAGACGCGTCCCAGCAGCTGCCGTGTCATCGATTTCATCCCCATAATGACGAAGAACGTGTGCACGTCAGACGAAATCACCCCCTTGTTGATCATTATACATCGttgtaaattgtaaataaatatatatttttgcaTTTTACGTTGACTTGTCTGATTCTACATCTCACTATGCAACCTAAGCTTTTTGCTTCTTTTCTAGTATTTAACCCATCATAAAGATTCCTCTATTATCCTAATTTGAGGAacctatttttttttactttctagcTGGATGTACTTCCCATCGACAAAGTGGTCATTTAAAGCAACGGAGGGCAGTCACGAGCACCATCTGTCTGTGAAATCCGTGAACTTCATTATTCTGCTTGTTATCGCATTTTAACTGCTTGTCTATCGTATTTTCCAAGATGGAGCTGGGGACTAGCATAGCAAATGCTCAGTGATTTGGAAATCCCTCTAAAACCTGACTGGCTGGTGTACCAGGCATACGTGAGAGTGCGATTGAGTCTGGGCCAGCTGCCTGGCTCGGAAGTTAACCTGTAGGAGGACGTCACGGCCAGTCAAGTCGCTACAGCTTTCCATGTGATGGCTACATTTTCCTCTACAAGTGATTAATCATTTGCTGAAAGGGCAAACGAATTTTCGGTTAGGAAAGTTTTCTCCGAATTTTCCACTCCAGACCACAGTAATACCACTCTTAATGAGGATGGTTGGTCTGAATTATCTTATATTGAGCAGACAGACAATGTGACTACTTTTCAAAAACTCCAGAGTTGTGTCCTTTTAACAAATTGTAGACAAATAACAGAAATATAAATCAAAAGAATAACTCTTTTATTTGCTTTTTAATGCTTGTACATGACTCCATTTTTTATTATGTTTGGAAAGGTAACTATAAAGAAAATGAGTGTAACAAGTTTATCTTAGTCCTTTAACGTGGTATTTTCTCACACCAAAGCGTCCTTCAGAATGTCCGCAAAAAATCTGCTGCAGCTATTTTGCACTTATTGAATGATTATTTGAAGGTCCTCCATGGTTTGCTTCTTTATGGGAAATTTGCTAGGACAGCATACGTTTCCAGGTAGTTCACCATGCTGGCTTAATCTAATATGAAAGGTATGTTTGATCAGACCATTGATGAATGACAAATGCACAATATAGCTAGGGTTGCTGGAATGATAAATAAAGTGATGCTGTGAATTTACGCAGCAGCCTCTTGTAGAACTGATTTAACTTAACCGACAAAAATACTAAAGAATATATCGAGTATagagtatcaagatttaagtgagtttgaaggtgatgttatagtcggcgcatgagcgacaggacatagcatctccgaggtagcaatgtggtcgggattttcccgtacgaccatttcacgagtgtaccgtgaatatcaggaatcaggtaaaatatcaaatctccgacatcgatgtggCGGGAAAAAGatactggaagaacgggaccaacgacgtctgaagagaaaagttcaacgtgacagaaatgatacccttcagcaaattgttgcaaatgttaatgctgggccatcaacaagtgtcagcgtgcaatctttcaacgaaacatcatcgatgtagcctttcggagccgaaggctccctcgtgtacccttgatgacggcacgacacaaagctttacgcctaaactgggcccttcaacaccgacattggactgtcgatgactggaaacatgttgcctggtcggacgagtctcgtttcaaattgcatcgagcgtttggacgtgtaccggtatggagacaagctcatgtaaccatggaccctgcatgtcaccaggggactgttgaaactggtggaggctccgtaaggGCGAggagcgtgtgcatttggagtgatatgggacctctgatacgtctagatacgactctgacaggtgacacgtaggtaagcatcgtgtcagatcatctgcatccattcatgtccattgtgcattccga
It contains:
- the LOC126474269 gene encoding uncharacterized protein LOC126474269, translating into MSQAESVRSQQAVGAGQHGGGDDGGRCVGEDGGGGVGGGGSVGGGSGVGGGAVDVGVPGLRLGDGGQVGGAGGGHVVCVLHVAAGADGDVGGAVGGVARVDCGGGDDGVGRGHQGGGGGDHAVGGAQVAGPGHGHSDDGDEQDQQDLHGRAVVGAAMNCTVTPTATSLYTTRAP